A single window of Bordetella genomosp. 11 DNA harbors:
- a CDS encoding amino acid ABC transporter permease codes for MDLDFSPVWANWPDLLRGAAVTVEIVSVSLLCGCVIGLLVGIGRLDPRRHVVYGICSAYVAAIRGTPLLVQLFILFFGLPQFGIMLPAFVCGTIGLSVYSGAYVSEIVRGAIQSIDRGQVEAARSLGMPARMAMINVVLPQAFVRMIPPLGNEFIALIKNSALVSLLTIHDVMHEGQKIISVSYRSLEVYLAIAVIYFILTGATTFLLRRIELRLRAGGMVQ; via the coding sequence ATGGATCTGGATTTCTCCCCGGTCTGGGCCAACTGGCCCGACCTGCTGCGAGGCGCCGCCGTCACGGTGGAGATCGTCTCGGTGTCGCTGCTGTGCGGCTGCGTGATCGGGCTGCTGGTCGGTATCGGCCGGCTGGACCCGCGCCGGCACGTCGTCTACGGCATCTGTTCGGCCTACGTGGCGGCGATCCGCGGCACGCCCCTGCTGGTGCAACTGTTCATCCTGTTCTTCGGCCTGCCGCAGTTCGGCATCATGCTGCCCGCGTTCGTGTGCGGCACCATCGGCCTGTCGGTCTACAGCGGCGCCTATGTCTCCGAGATCGTGCGGGGAGCCATCCAGTCCATCGACCGCGGACAGGTCGAGGCCGCGCGCTCGCTGGGCATGCCGGCGCGCATGGCCATGATCAACGTCGTGCTGCCGCAGGCCTTCGTACGCATGATTCCGCCGCTGGGCAACGAGTTCATCGCCTTGATCAAGAACTCCGCGCTGGTCTCGCTGCTGACCATCCACGACGTCATGCACGAGGGCCAGAAAATCATCTCCGTGTCGTACCGTTCGCTGGAGGTCTACCTGGCCATCGCGGTGATTTACTTCATCCTGACCGGCGCCACGACATTCCTGCTGCGCCGTATCGAGCTGCGCCTGCGCGCGGGAGGAATGGTGCAATGA
- a CDS encoding IclR family transcriptional regulator, with protein sequence MSAAANSPASQDRVLLVLATLAQWNGPATAQELADATGLPRSSLYRQLARLKQWGFVQEEDGTYAPGPVGLQLAQGFDASSNLVHMARMDMQRLVKQSHESVGLIVAVNDRAICLDMLESPQALRCSFEKGRSVPLRKGATAKCLLAHLPAARRDAVLDAWQGDSTDPQLPDRASLAAIRKAGYACSQNEIDEGVWGASAPLFGPGQRLAGCMTLMAPIARALPREGELIEMVVVAAARVSRLLSLS encoded by the coding sequence ATGTCTGCCGCCGCGAACTCCCCCGCTTCCCAAGACCGCGTCCTGCTGGTGCTGGCCACGCTGGCCCAATGGAATGGCCCGGCCACCGCGCAGGAGCTGGCCGACGCGACCGGGCTGCCGCGCAGCTCGCTGTACCGTCAGCTGGCCCGCCTGAAGCAGTGGGGCTTCGTGCAGGAAGAAGACGGCACCTATGCCCCCGGACCGGTAGGCCTGCAACTGGCGCAGGGCTTCGATGCCAGCTCCAATCTGGTCCACATGGCGCGCATGGACATGCAGAGGCTGGTGAAGCAATCGCATGAAAGCGTGGGTCTGATCGTGGCGGTGAATGACCGCGCCATCTGCCTGGACATGCTGGAAAGTCCGCAAGCGCTGCGCTGTTCCTTCGAAAAAGGCCGCAGCGTGCCCTTGCGCAAGGGTGCCACCGCCAAATGCCTGCTGGCCCACCTGCCGGCTGCGCGGCGCGATGCCGTGCTGGATGCCTGGCAGGGCGACTCGACGGATCCGCAGTTGCCCGACCGCGCATCGCTGGCCGCGATCCGCAAGGCCGGCTACGCATGCAGCCAGAATGAAATCGATGAAGGCGTCTGGGGCGCCAGCGCCCCCTTGTTCGGTCCTGGCCAGCGCCTGGCCGGCTGCATGACGCTGATGGCCCCGATCGCGCGCGCCCTGCCCCGCGAAGGCGAACTGATCGAAATGGTAGTGGTGGCCGCCGCGCGCGTGTCCCGCCTGTTGAGTTTGAGTTGA
- a CDS encoding formimidoylglutamate deiminase: MNGTHSLWAADALLPGGWARDVALSWDAHGRLTAVRPGTAPAPDQPRATGPLIPGMPNLHSHAFQRGFCGLTEYRAQAADSFWSWRELMYRCAGRIDPAHAEAIATWLYVEMLEAGYTGVCEFHYLHHDPRGQPYAQGPEMAQAILRAAARAGIGMTLLPVLYQTGGFGGAAAHAGQRRFLHDTAAMLRLLDTLKPACDAQGARLGLAPHSLRAVPPASLAEALAGLDALDPGAPIHIHIAEQVKEVEDCIAWSGLPPVRWLLENAPVGPRWCLVHATHMTPEEAVDAARTGAVAGLCPTTEANLGDGLFDMARWREGNGLWGIGSDSHSTVNAAEELQWLEYGLRLTTRQRNVMADAEQPHVATAMTLAAVAGGARASGRATGGLQPGEQADFLELDAQHVALAGLPARDMLSAHVFGSHRTSAIRNVWVGGQARVREGRHALRDEAAAAFVQVRRMLVAES; encoded by the coding sequence ATGAACGGAACACACAGTCTTTGGGCCGCGGATGCGCTGCTGCCGGGCGGCTGGGCGCGCGACGTCGCCTTGTCCTGGGATGCGCATGGCCGCCTGACGGCGGTTCGGCCCGGCACGGCCCCCGCACCGGACCAGCCACGCGCCACCGGTCCGCTGATTCCCGGCATGCCCAATCTGCATTCGCATGCGTTCCAGCGCGGCTTCTGCGGCTTGACCGAATACCGGGCCCAGGCTGCCGACAGCTTCTGGAGCTGGCGCGAGCTGATGTACCGCTGCGCCGGCCGCATCGACCCCGCCCACGCCGAGGCGATCGCCACCTGGCTGTATGTCGAAATGCTGGAGGCCGGCTACACCGGCGTCTGCGAATTTCATTATCTGCACCACGATCCGCGGGGACAGCCGTATGCCCAGGGCCCGGAAATGGCGCAGGCCATCCTGCGCGCGGCGGCACGGGCCGGTATCGGCATGACGCTGCTGCCGGTGCTGTACCAGACCGGCGGCTTTGGCGGCGCCGCGGCACATGCCGGCCAACGCCGCTTCCTGCACGACACGGCGGCCATGCTGCGGCTGCTGGATACCTTGAAGCCCGCCTGCGACGCGCAAGGCGCACGGCTCGGGCTGGCGCCGCATTCGCTGCGCGCGGTGCCGCCCGCGTCGCTGGCCGAGGCCCTGGCCGGCCTCGACGCCCTGGACCCGGGCGCGCCCATCCACATCCATATCGCCGAGCAGGTCAAGGAAGTGGAAGACTGCATTGCGTGGAGCGGCCTGCCGCCCGTGCGCTGGCTGCTGGAGAACGCGCCGGTGGGACCGCGCTGGTGCCTGGTCCATGCCACGCATATGACGCCGGAGGAAGCCGTCGATGCCGCGCGCACCGGCGCGGTGGCCGGCCTGTGCCCGACGACCGAAGCCAACCTGGGCGATGGACTGTTCGACATGGCCCGCTGGCGCGAAGGCAACGGACTGTGGGGCATAGGCTCGGACAGCCACTCCACCGTCAATGCCGCCGAAGAACTGCAATGGCTGGAGTACGGCCTGCGCCTGACCACGCGCCAGCGCAACGTGATGGCCGATGCCGAACAACCGCACGTCGCCACCGCGATGACGCTGGCCGCCGTGGCGGGCGGCGCCCGGGCCAGCGGACGCGCCACGGGCGGCCTGCAGCCCGGCGAACAGGCCGACTTCCTGGAACTGGACGCGCAGCATGTCGCCCTGGCCGGTCTGCCGGCGCGCGATATGCTGTCGGCCCATGTATTCGGCAGCCACCGCACGTCCGCCATACGCAACGTCTGGGTGGGCGGACAAGCCCGCGTGCGGGAAGGCCGCCATGCACTGCGCGACGAGGCCGCGGCGGCATTCGTCCAAGTGCGCCGCATGCTCGTGGCGGAAAGCTGA
- a CDS encoding glutamine ABC transporter substrate-binding protein: MKALSRRALMAAIALCPMLWAAAPAPARADDVIRVVTDATFPPMEYVENDKLTGFDIELVEALAKAMGKKVEWTQIDFKGLIPGLVAKRYDMAVSAIYITDERRKVVDFGDSYYAGGLVAMVKADNTTIKSPKDLEGKQVTVQVGTKSVSYLKENYPGVKLVEVEKNDQMFNLVAIGRADAAVTGKPAAYQYVRTRGGLKVLPEQLTTEAYGMAVRKDKPELTASLNKALAQLKADGTYDAIVKKWFSN; encoded by the coding sequence ATGAAAGCCCTAAGCCGCCGCGCCCTGATGGCCGCGATCGCCCTGTGTCCGATGCTGTGGGCCGCCGCGCCGGCCCCCGCCCGCGCCGACGACGTGATACGCGTCGTCACCGACGCCACCTTCCCTCCCATGGAGTACGTCGAAAACGACAAGCTGACCGGTTTCGATATCGAATTGGTCGAAGCCCTGGCCAAGGCCATGGGCAAGAAAGTCGAATGGACTCAGATCGATTTCAAGGGCCTGATTCCCGGGCTGGTGGCCAAGCGCTATGACATGGCCGTGTCCGCCATCTACATCACCGACGAACGCCGCAAGGTGGTCGACTTCGGCGACTCCTACTATGCCGGCGGCCTGGTCGCGATGGTCAAGGCCGACAACACCACCATCAAATCGCCCAAGGATCTCGAGGGCAAGCAGGTCACCGTACAGGTGGGCACCAAGTCGGTGAGTTACCTGAAGGAAAACTATCCCGGCGTGAAGCTGGTGGAAGTGGAAAAGAACGACCAGATGTTCAACCTGGTGGCCATCGGCCGCGCCGATGCCGCCGTCACGGGCAAGCCCGCCGCCTATCAGTACGTGCGCACGCGCGGCGGCCTGAAGGTGCTGCCCGAGCAGTTGACGACCGAAGCCTACGGCATGGCCGTGCGCAAGGACAAGCCCGAGCTGACCGCCAGCCTGAACAAGGCGCTGGCCCAGCTGAAGGCCGATGGCACCTACGACGCCATCGTCAAGAAGTGGTTCAGCAACTGA
- a CDS encoding hydantoinase/oxoprolinase family protein: protein MAGWAIGIDIGGTFTDIVALDYGASTLYSLKVLTTHGDPAEGVADGVGRIVASRRIDPAKVTRIVHATTLFTNALIERRGSRTGLLVTRGFRDVVEIGHERKYDLYDLQIEAAPALVERRLRAEIGARMDAGGREIEPVNAREVIAAVGALVRDGIESLAVCLLHAYASDEHERQVREIVQGEFPDLAITLSSEVAPVVREFERMSTTSANAYIKPLASRYLDNLQRRLRDLGLRADILMMLSNGGLSHLGEARRVPIELLESGPAAGAISAAHYSQRDRQADLLAFDMGGTTAKLCLVESGQPSISFGFEAARQKRFAEGSGLPIRITTIDLIEIGAGGGSIASQDALGLLKVGPHSAGSEPGPVCYGLGGDQPTVTDANLLLGYLNPDYFAGGTMSIDRESARAALDAMGTELGHDAIDVAWGIHDIVAENMAGAARVHVAERGRDPRDFVLLCTGGGGPLHSYYVAQKIGVRTIICPPAAGVASAYGLLVAPARADRSRTVNVRPAVDSLEDLEHAYTALERNAVESLRPLDAAFGPCAARRSADGRFAGQGFSLTVDLPPGPYAGAGAADSETVRQALLRAFEAGYREKFGRTPPDVPIELLNLRVSATAPPREQLAHADMKLAGPIEPAGMRAVYFRESAGFVDTPVYKRDVLHPGFDRVGPMLIEDEGSTLVVGPRGHVRQLPSGNLIVTIQEQQA from the coding sequence GTGGCAGGGTGGGCGATCGGGATCGATATCGGCGGTACCTTCACCGATATCGTGGCGCTGGACTACGGGGCTTCGACCCTGTACAGCCTGAAAGTGCTGACGACGCACGGCGACCCCGCCGAAGGCGTCGCGGACGGCGTGGGCCGGATCGTGGCATCCCGCCGCATCGACCCGGCGAAGGTCACGCGTATCGTGCATGCCACGACGCTGTTCACCAACGCGCTCATCGAGCGTCGTGGCAGCAGGACCGGCCTGCTGGTCACGCGGGGCTTCCGGGACGTGGTCGAGATCGGTCACGAACGCAAGTACGACCTTTACGACCTGCAGATCGAGGCAGCGCCCGCGCTGGTCGAACGGCGTCTGCGGGCGGAGATCGGCGCCCGCATGGACGCCGGGGGCCGCGAAATCGAGCCCGTGAACGCGCGCGAAGTGATCGCCGCCGTGGGCGCGCTGGTCCGCGACGGGATCGAGTCGCTCGCGGTGTGCCTGCTGCACGCCTATGCCAGCGACGAACATGAGCGGCAGGTCCGTGAGATCGTGCAGGGGGAATTCCCCGATCTGGCGATCACCCTTTCCAGCGAGGTCGCTCCGGTCGTGCGCGAGTTCGAGCGCATGTCGACGACCTCGGCCAATGCCTATATCAAGCCCCTGGCCAGCCGCTACCTGGACAACCTGCAACGCCGCCTGCGCGATCTGGGCCTGCGCGCCGACATTCTGATGATGCTTTCCAATGGCGGTCTGTCCCACCTGGGCGAAGCGCGGCGCGTGCCCATCGAACTGCTGGAATCCGGCCCGGCGGCCGGCGCGATATCGGCGGCCCACTACAGCCAGCGCGACCGTCAGGCCGATCTGCTGGCCTTCGATATGGGCGGGACGACGGCCAAGCTTTGTTTGGTGGAAAGCGGCCAGCCCTCGATCTCGTTCGGCTTCGAAGCCGCGCGCCAGAAGCGCTTCGCCGAAGGCAGCGGCCTGCCGATACGCATCACCACGATCGACCTGATCGAAATCGGCGCCGGCGGCGGCAGTATCGCCAGCCAGGACGCACTGGGCCTGTTGAAGGTGGGACCGCATAGCGCCGGTTCCGAACCCGGGCCCGTCTGCTACGGACTGGGTGGCGACCAACCCACCGTGACCGACGCCAATCTGCTGCTGGGCTATTTGAATCCGGACTATTTCGCGGGGGGGACGATGTCCATCGACCGCGAGTCGGCGCGCGCCGCTCTCGACGCCATGGGAACGGAACTGGGCCACGACGCCATCGACGTCGCCTGGGGCATCCACGACATCGTTGCCGAGAACATGGCCGGGGCCGCGCGCGTGCACGTCGCCGAACGCGGCCGCGATCCGCGGGACTTCGTGCTGCTGTGCACCGGTGGCGGCGGTCCGCTGCATTCCTATTACGTGGCGCAGAAGATAGGCGTGCGCACCATCATCTGCCCGCCCGCCGCCGGCGTGGCTTCGGCCTATGGCCTGTTGGTCGCGCCGGCGCGCGCCGACCGCTCGCGCACGGTCAACGTGCGGCCGGCCGTGGACAGCCTGGAGGACCTGGAACACGCCTACACGGCGCTGGAACGCAACGCCGTCGAATCCCTCCGTCCGCTGGACGCGGCCTTCGGGCCGTGCGCGGCGCGGCGCAGCGCCGATGGCCGTTTCGCCGGGCAAGGTTTCAGCCTGACGGTGGATCTGCCGCCCGGCCCCTATGCGGGCGCGGGCGCCGCCGACAGCGAGACGGTACGCCAGGCGCTGCTGCGCGCATTCGAAGCCGGCTATCGCGAGAAGTTCGGCCGCACTCCGCCGGACGTGCCCATCGAACTGCTGAACCTGCGCGTCAGCGCAACCGCGCCGCCGCGCGAGCAGCTGGCCCACGCGGACATGAAGCTGGCCGGCCCTATCGAACCGGCCGGCATGCGCGCCGTCTATTTCCGCGAGTCGGCCGGCTTTGTCGATACCCCGGTCTACAAGCGCGACGTCCTGCATCCGGGTTTCGACCGCGTCGGGCCGATGCTGATCGAGGACGAGGGATCCACCCTGGTCGTCGGCCCGCGCGGCCACGTCCGGCAACTTCCAAGCGGCAATTTGATCGTCACGATTCAGGAGCAGCAGGCATGA
- a CDS encoding amino acid ABC transporter ATP-binding protein, translating into MSAADQLPMVRIRQLTKAYGDNVVLRGVDLDVMPSQVVVVIGPSGSGKSTLLRCCNGLEQAQGGDIEICGRPLLANGRMLPDGKLNKLREEVGMVFQSFNLFAHLNVLHNITLGPRKLRGIPRRQAEEEARALLEKVGLAHKADAMPASLSGGQKQRVAIARALAMKPRVMLFDEPTSALDPELVGEVLKVMKILATEGMTMMVVTHEMAFAQEVADSVVVMDGGGIIEAGPPSRIFTMPDQPRTREFLQAVLKRG; encoded by the coding sequence ATGAGCGCGGCCGATCAACTACCCATGGTCCGCATCCGCCAGTTGACCAAGGCCTATGGCGATAACGTCGTCCTGCGCGGCGTCGACCTGGACGTCATGCCGTCGCAGGTGGTCGTGGTCATCGGCCCCAGCGGATCGGGAAAAAGCACCCTGCTGCGCTGCTGCAACGGCCTGGAGCAGGCGCAGGGCGGCGACATCGAGATCTGCGGCCGGCCGCTGCTGGCCAACGGACGCATGCTGCCCGATGGCAAGCTGAACAAACTGCGCGAAGAAGTGGGCATGGTGTTCCAGTCCTTCAACCTGTTCGCGCATCTGAACGTCCTGCACAACATCACCCTGGGCCCGCGCAAACTGCGCGGCATCCCGCGCCGGCAGGCTGAAGAAGAAGCCCGCGCGCTGCTGGAGAAAGTCGGGCTGGCGCACAAGGCGGACGCGATGCCGGCCAGCCTGTCCGGGGGGCAGAAGCAGCGCGTCGCCATCGCGCGCGCCCTGGCCATGAAGCCACGGGTGATGCTGTTCGACGAGCCCACCTCGGCACTGGATCCGGAACTGGTCGGCGAAGTGCTGAAGGTGATGAAGATCCTGGCGACCGAAGGCATGACCATGATGGTGGTCACGCATGAAATGGCTTTCGCCCAGGAAGTCGCGGACAGCGTGGTGGTGATGGATGGAGGCGGCATCATCGAAGCCGGCCCGCCGTCGCGGATCTTCACCATGCCCGATCAACCTCGCACGCGCGAATTCCTGCAGGCGGTGCTCAAGCGTGGCTGA
- the hutG gene encoding N-formylglutamate deformylase → MSQALTDRPVYTFRQGTAPLLVSMPHVGTYVPPAIADRLTDEARQVPDTDWHLERLYDFVVGMGASVLAATHSRYVADLNRPTDGSSLYPGQSVTGLCPVDTFDDTPLYRNPDDVPGEAEVAARRAQVWQPYHDKLAEELARLRARHGAVLLWDAHSIRSVLPRFFEGKLTDLNLGTGKGIACAQDIAEAVYGVAREGEPQGYTSVLNGRFTGGYITRHYGQPEQGIHAIQLEMTQCSYMQEALPFDYLPERATRIQPLLQRMVQTAFDGVQRTRKA, encoded by the coding sequence ATGTCCCAAGCCCTGACCGACCGTCCCGTCTACACCTTCCGGCAAGGCACCGCGCCGCTGCTGGTGTCGATGCCCCACGTCGGCACCTACGTGCCCCCCGCGATCGCCGACCGCCTGACCGACGAGGCGCGCCAGGTACCCGACACCGACTGGCACCTGGAACGCCTGTACGACTTCGTGGTCGGCATGGGCGCATCGGTGCTGGCCGCCACGCATTCGCGCTACGTCGCCGACCTGAACCGCCCGACCGATGGCAGCAGCCTGTACCCGGGCCAGAGCGTGACTGGCCTGTGCCCTGTCGACACCTTCGACGACACGCCGCTGTACCGCAACCCGGATGACGTCCCCGGCGAGGCCGAGGTCGCCGCGCGCCGCGCGCAGGTCTGGCAGCCCTATCACGACAAACTGGCCGAGGAGCTGGCGCGGCTGCGCGCCCGGCATGGCGCGGTGCTGCTGTGGGACGCGCATTCGATCCGCTCGGTGCTGCCGCGATTCTTCGAAGGCAAGCTGACCGACCTGAACCTGGGCACGGGCAAAGGCATCGCCTGTGCGCAGGACATCGCCGAAGCCGTCTACGGCGTGGCCCGCGAGGGCGAGCCGCAGGGCTATACCAGCGTACTGAACGGACGCTTCACCGGCGGCTACATCACGCGCCACTACGGACAGCCGGAACAGGGCATCCATGCCATCCAGCTGGAGATGACGCAGTGCAGCTATATGCAGGAAGCCCTGCCCTTCGACTACCTGCCCGAACGCGCCACCCGCATCCAGCCGCTGCTGCAACGCATGGTACAGACGGCATTCGACGGCGTGCAGCGCACGCGTAAAGCGTAA
- a CDS encoding HutD/Ves family protein: MADRLSPGSGETADRNRSATLPGLTHFRLADLPAQPWKNGGGLTREIACWPPGAGLDDFLWRISVARIDAGGPFSRFAGVDRVITLLSGPGVVLRGDLPAGEHALTRPLAPFAFPGDVDVDCVLQGGASEDFNVMSRRGSARTRVTVIRDSGELPPIAFGLLMAVGGTWEVDTGDGARHVLAPCAGLWWAGATQRWRVRGAAPEGDAPETGLLVVDIELPSPNDGAGGNARAQATRDDTRGQEPI, from the coding sequence GTGGCTGACAGACTTTCCCCCGGGAGCGGCGAGACGGCCGATCGGAACCGAAGCGCCACGCTCCCTGGGCTGACACATTTCCGCCTGGCCGACCTGCCCGCGCAACCCTGGAAAAACGGCGGCGGCCTGACCCGCGAAATCGCGTGCTGGCCGCCCGGCGCCGGACTGGACGATTTCCTGTGGCGCATCAGCGTTGCCCGCATCGACGCCGGCGGGCCGTTCTCGCGCTTCGCGGGCGTGGACCGCGTCATCACCCTGCTGAGCGGTCCCGGCGTCGTGTTGCGTGGCGATTTGCCGGCGGGGGAACACGCGCTGACCCGGCCGCTCGCGCCTTTCGCCTTCCCGGGCGACGTGGACGTCGACTGCGTTCTGCAGGGCGGCGCGTCGGAAGACTTCAATGTGATGAGCCGCCGCGGCTCCGCGCGGACACGGGTGACCGTCATCCGTGACAGCGGCGAACTGCCGCCCATCGCATTCGGCCTGCTGATGGCCGTCGGCGGCACCTGGGAGGTCGATACCGGCGATGGCGCGCGGCATGTGCTGGCGCCTTGCGCCGGCCTGTGGTGGGCCGGCGCGACCCAACGCTGGCGCGTGCGCGGCGCCGCACCCGAAGGCGATGCCCCTGAAACGGGATTGCTGGTCGTGGACATCGAGCTCCCTTCCCCGAACGATGGCGCGGGCGGCAACGCCCGCGCGCAGGCCACCCGCGACGACACGCGCGGACAGGAACCGATATGA